A genomic window from Gossypium hirsutum isolate 1008001.06 chromosome D10, Gossypium_hirsutum_v2.1, whole genome shotgun sequence includes:
- the LOC121222286 gene encoding B3 domain-containing protein Os07g0563300 isoform X1: MTSTSVATSSSRICFNSVCNDLKSERPRKGWQLRTGELAELCDRCASIYDEGRFCDAFHSNASGWRTCESCGKRVHCGCIVSAYAFALLDAGGILCIACSRKNAVLGPNSSWPPSLLFNSSLPERFKDCSAKGWSQLTGSGPAPWRQAPGLFNSSTSQPELHSRVPYEVDLSTGIDRLNVSERLSIPSLEKKKNEDFPERLMNGPLKPSAHDIHENGNTGINCEEQHTSCLTKPQLPSLKEDSSNPPFGLAVPYTSIDEANGQMGVSGTHLRPNPQPSLAKQFHSNPHNGLDSSGETQMRNGRPRPDGRGRNQLFPRYWPRFTDQDLQQISADSNSIITPLFEKMLSASDAGRIGRLVLPKKCAEAYFPPISQPEGLPLKVQDSKGKEWIFQFRFWPNNNSRMYVLEGVTPCIQNMQLQAGDVVTFSRLEPGGKLVMGFRKASAASASEQENEAKNSNGVSTHGDVSTSKPKTDPSSWSKVDKSGYIAKEALGTKVAVPRKRKNSVLGSKSKRLRIDNEDMIELKLTWEEAQGLLRPPPNHVANVVSIEGFEFEEYEDAPVLGKPTIFATDKSGEKIQWAQCEDCFKWRRLPSDVLLPSKWTCSSNSWDPERSSCSATQELTAEELENLLPHCNLAASKKMKAAKQESENVDALEGLDTLANLAILGEGGVLPASQATTKHPRHRPGCSCIVCIQPPSGKGPKHKQTCTCNVCQTVKRRFRTLMLRREKKQSQKEADATRKKQQPSLPDKVVDDEPLPCTTSAGNSSLNPEKVVSENLDDDTNRVKSSSSPFKGQIDLNIQPEREEELSPGSDSGGTMRLLQDATDKYHRQQSILSSSGNSNIEVTQTQPGSGTELGKINSSIDLRASHRDADMDHPAIFPIKTFAPTSATG, encoded by the exons ATGACGTCGACTTCGGTAGCAACTTCGTCTTCTAGGATTTGCTTCAATTCAGTCTGTAACGATTTGAAATCGGAAAGACCGAGGAAAGGATGGCAGTTGCGAACGGGAGAGTTGGCTGAGCTCTGTGATCGATGCGC TTCTATTTACGATGAGGGAAGATTTTGCGATGCTTTTCACTCGAATGCTTCTGGTTGGAGAACCTGCGAGTCATGTGGGAAG CGGGTTCATTGCGGATGCATTGTATCAGCATATGCATTTGCTTTGTTGGATGCTGGAGGAATTCTATGCATAGCTTGTTCGAGGAAAAATGCTGTCTTG GGACCAAATTCTTCATGGCCACCTTCTTTGCTTTTCAATTCATCTTTGCCTGAGAGGTTCAAAGATTGTTCTGCTAAAGGTTGGAGTCAGCTAACTGGTTCGGGTCCTGCACCTTGGCGGCAAGCGCCTGGTTTATTCAATTCATCAACTTCTCAGCCTGAGTTGCATTCTAGAGTACCCTATGAAGTTGACTTATCCACTGGCATTGACAGATTAAATGTCTCAGAAAGATTATCTATTCCTTCccttgaaaagaagaaaaatgaagacttTCCCGAAAGGTTAATGAATGGACCTTTGAAGCCTTCTGCACATGATATACATGAGAATGGAAATACAG GGATCAATTGTGAGGAGCAGCATACTTCTTGTTTGACCAAACCTCAGCTGCCTTCTCTGAAGGAGGACTCATCTAATCCTCCATTTGGTTTAGCTGTACCGTACACATCTATAGATGAAGCAAATGGTCAAATGGGGGTTTCTGGCACTCATTTGCGACCAAACCCCCAACCTTCACTTGCCAAGCAATTTCATAGTAATCCACATAATGGGCTTGACTCTTCAGGTGAAACTCAGATGCGTAATGGGAGGCCTCGACCAGATGGCCGTGGAAGGAATCAGTTATTTCCTCGCTATTGGCCTAGGTTTACCGACCAAGACCTGCAGCAAATATCTGCCGA TTCAAATTCTATAATCACTCCTTTGTTTGAGAAAATGTTGAGTGCCAGTGATGCTGGGCGTATCGGACGTTTAGTGCTGCCAAAAAAATGTGCAGAG GCATATTTCCCACCAATATCTCAGCCAGAAGGATTACCGCTGAAAGTCCAGGATTCAAAAGGAAAGGAATGGATATTTCAATTCCGCTTCTGGCCCAACAATAATAGCAGAATGTATGTTTTAGAGGGTGTTACTCCTTGCATACAGAACATGCAATTGCAGGCTGGTGACGTAG TAACATTTAGTCGTCTTGAACCCGGAGGGAAGTTGGTCATGGGTTTCAGAAAGGCTTCAGCTGCTTCAGCATCTGAGCAG GAAAATGAAGCCAAAAATAGTAATGGAGTTTCTACCCATGGAGATGTTAGTACCTCTAAGCCTAAAACTG ATCCTAGCTCATGGTCAAAAGTTGATAAGTCCGGATACATAGCAAAGGAAGCATTAGGAACCAAAGTAGCAGTTCCCAGAAAGAGGAAGAATAGTGTGCTGGGTTCAAAGAGTAAGCGACTGAGAATTGATAATGAAGACATGATAGAGCTGAAACTAACATGGGAAGAAGCTCAAGGGCTGCTCCGTCCCCCGCCTAATCATGTAGCCAATGTTGTTTCGATTGAAGGTTTTGAGTTTGAAGAATATGAG GATGCGCCTGTTTTAGGGAAGCCTACAATATTTGCAACTGATAAGTCGGG GGAAAAGATCCAGTGGGCTCAGTGTGAAGATTGTTTTAAGTGGCGTAGATTGCCTTCCGATGTTCTTCTTCCTTCCAAGTGGACCTGTTCCAGTAACTCATGGGATCCTGAAAG ATCATCTTGTTCGGCCACTCAAGAATTGACTGCAGAAGAGCTGGAAAATCTGCTGCCACACTGTAATCTAG CTGCTTCTAAGAAAATGAAGGCTGCTAAACAGGAATCTGAAAATGTAGATGCTTTAGAGGGGTTGGATACTCTTGCCAACCTAGCTATCTTGGGAGAGGGAGGCGTTCTCCCTGCTTCTCAGGCCACCACAAAGCATCCCCGGCATAGACCTGGCTGCTCATGTATCGTATGCATTCAACCCCCGAGTGGGAAAGGCCCCAAACACAAGCAGACATGTACATGTAATGTCTGCCAAACAGTAAAGAGACGCTTCCGCACCCTAATGCTGCGGCGTGAGAAGAAACAATCGCAAAAAGAAGCAGACGCTACACGCAAGAAGCAGCAGCCTTCATTGCCCGATAAAGTAGTGGACGATGAGCCTCTCCCTTGCACTACTAGTGCGGGAAACAGCAGTCTGAACCCGGAAAAGGTTGTCAGCGAGAATTTGGATGATGATACTAACAGGGTAAAGTCCTCGAGTTCACCCTTTAAAGGCCAAATTGACTTGAATATCCAGCCGGAGCGAGAAGAAGAGCTCTCACCTGGTTCAGATTCCGGCGGCACGATGAGATTGCTTCAAGATGCCACCGACAAATACCATAGGCAGCAAAGTATTTTGAGCTCCAGTGGCAACAGTAACATAGAAGTTACTCAGACGCAACCTGGCAGCGGAACGGAATTAGGAAAAATCAACAGTAGCATCGATCTTAGAGCCAGTCATCGAGATGCTGACATGGACCATCCAGCAATTTTCCCTATTAAAACGTTTGCACCCACATCAGCCACCGGTTAG
- the LOC121222286 gene encoding B3 domain-containing protein Os07g0563300 isoform X2 encodes MTSTSVATSSSRICFNSVCNDLKSERPRKGWQLRTGELAELCDRCASIYDEGRFCDAFHSNASGWRTCESCGKRVHCGCIVSAYAFALLDAGGILCIACSRKNAVLGPNSSWPPSLLFNSSLPERFKDCSAKGWSQLTGSGPAPWRQAPGLFNSSTSQPELHSRVPYEVDLSTGIDRLNVSERLSIPSLEKKKNEDFPERLMNGPLKPSAHDIHENGNTGINCEEQHTSCLTKPQLPSLKEDSSNPPFGLAVPYTSIDEANGQMGVSGTHLRPNPQPSLAKQFHSNPHNGLDSSGETQMRNGRPRPDGRGRNQLFPRYWPRFTDQDLQQISADSNSIITPLFEKMLSASDAGRIGRLVLPKKCAEAYFPPISQPEGLPLKVQDSKGKEWIFQFRFWPNNNSRMYVLEGVTPCIQNMQLQAGDVVTFSRLEPGGKLVMGFRKASAASASEQENEAKNSNGVSTHGDAELADPSSWSKVDKSGYIAKEALGTKVAVPRKRKNSVLGSKSKRLRIDNEDMIELKLTWEEAQGLLRPPPNHVANVVSIEGFEFEEYEDAPVLGKPTIFATDKSGEKIQWAQCEDCFKWRRLPSDVLLPSKWTCSSNSWDPERSSCSATQELTAEELENLLPHCNLAASKKMKAAKQESENVDALEGLDTLANLAILGEGGVLPASQATTKHPRHRPGCSCIVCIQPPSGKGPKHKQTCTCNVCQTVKRRFRTLMLRREKKQSQKEADATRKKQQPSLPDKVVDDEPLPCTTSAGNSSLNPEKVVSENLDDDTNRVKSSSSPFKGQIDLNIQPEREEELSPGSDSGGTMRLLQDATDKYHRQQSILSSSGNSNIEVTQTQPGSGTELGKINSSIDLRASHRDADMDHPAIFPIKTFAPTSATG; translated from the exons ATGACGTCGACTTCGGTAGCAACTTCGTCTTCTAGGATTTGCTTCAATTCAGTCTGTAACGATTTGAAATCGGAAAGACCGAGGAAAGGATGGCAGTTGCGAACGGGAGAGTTGGCTGAGCTCTGTGATCGATGCGC TTCTATTTACGATGAGGGAAGATTTTGCGATGCTTTTCACTCGAATGCTTCTGGTTGGAGAACCTGCGAGTCATGTGGGAAG CGGGTTCATTGCGGATGCATTGTATCAGCATATGCATTTGCTTTGTTGGATGCTGGAGGAATTCTATGCATAGCTTGTTCGAGGAAAAATGCTGTCTTG GGACCAAATTCTTCATGGCCACCTTCTTTGCTTTTCAATTCATCTTTGCCTGAGAGGTTCAAAGATTGTTCTGCTAAAGGTTGGAGTCAGCTAACTGGTTCGGGTCCTGCACCTTGGCGGCAAGCGCCTGGTTTATTCAATTCATCAACTTCTCAGCCTGAGTTGCATTCTAGAGTACCCTATGAAGTTGACTTATCCACTGGCATTGACAGATTAAATGTCTCAGAAAGATTATCTATTCCTTCccttgaaaagaagaaaaatgaagacttTCCCGAAAGGTTAATGAATGGACCTTTGAAGCCTTCTGCACATGATATACATGAGAATGGAAATACAG GGATCAATTGTGAGGAGCAGCATACTTCTTGTTTGACCAAACCTCAGCTGCCTTCTCTGAAGGAGGACTCATCTAATCCTCCATTTGGTTTAGCTGTACCGTACACATCTATAGATGAAGCAAATGGTCAAATGGGGGTTTCTGGCACTCATTTGCGACCAAACCCCCAACCTTCACTTGCCAAGCAATTTCATAGTAATCCACATAATGGGCTTGACTCTTCAGGTGAAACTCAGATGCGTAATGGGAGGCCTCGACCAGATGGCCGTGGAAGGAATCAGTTATTTCCTCGCTATTGGCCTAGGTTTACCGACCAAGACCTGCAGCAAATATCTGCCGA TTCAAATTCTATAATCACTCCTTTGTTTGAGAAAATGTTGAGTGCCAGTGATGCTGGGCGTATCGGACGTTTAGTGCTGCCAAAAAAATGTGCAGAG GCATATTTCCCACCAATATCTCAGCCAGAAGGATTACCGCTGAAAGTCCAGGATTCAAAAGGAAAGGAATGGATATTTCAATTCCGCTTCTGGCCCAACAATAATAGCAGAATGTATGTTTTAGAGGGTGTTACTCCTTGCATACAGAACATGCAATTGCAGGCTGGTGACGTAG TAACATTTAGTCGTCTTGAACCCGGAGGGAAGTTGGTCATGGGTTTCAGAAAGGCTTCAGCTGCTTCAGCATCTGAGCAG GAAAATGAAGCCAAAAATAGTAATGGAGTTTCTACCCATGGAGAT GCTGAACTGGCAGATCCTAGCTCATGGTCAAAAGTTGATAAGTCCGGATACATAGCAAAGGAAGCATTAGGAACCAAAGTAGCAGTTCCCAGAAAGAGGAAGAATAGTGTGCTGGGTTCAAAGAGTAAGCGACTGAGAATTGATAATGAAGACATGATAGAGCTGAAACTAACATGGGAAGAAGCTCAAGGGCTGCTCCGTCCCCCGCCTAATCATGTAGCCAATGTTGTTTCGATTGAAGGTTTTGAGTTTGAAGAATATGAG GATGCGCCTGTTTTAGGGAAGCCTACAATATTTGCAACTGATAAGTCGGG GGAAAAGATCCAGTGGGCTCAGTGTGAAGATTGTTTTAAGTGGCGTAGATTGCCTTCCGATGTTCTTCTTCCTTCCAAGTGGACCTGTTCCAGTAACTCATGGGATCCTGAAAG ATCATCTTGTTCGGCCACTCAAGAATTGACTGCAGAAGAGCTGGAAAATCTGCTGCCACACTGTAATCTAG CTGCTTCTAAGAAAATGAAGGCTGCTAAACAGGAATCTGAAAATGTAGATGCTTTAGAGGGGTTGGATACTCTTGCCAACCTAGCTATCTTGGGAGAGGGAGGCGTTCTCCCTGCTTCTCAGGCCACCACAAAGCATCCCCGGCATAGACCTGGCTGCTCATGTATCGTATGCATTCAACCCCCGAGTGGGAAAGGCCCCAAACACAAGCAGACATGTACATGTAATGTCTGCCAAACAGTAAAGAGACGCTTCCGCACCCTAATGCTGCGGCGTGAGAAGAAACAATCGCAAAAAGAAGCAGACGCTACACGCAAGAAGCAGCAGCCTTCATTGCCCGATAAAGTAGTGGACGATGAGCCTCTCCCTTGCACTACTAGTGCGGGAAACAGCAGTCTGAACCCGGAAAAGGTTGTCAGCGAGAATTTGGATGATGATACTAACAGGGTAAAGTCCTCGAGTTCACCCTTTAAAGGCCAAATTGACTTGAATATCCAGCCGGAGCGAGAAGAAGAGCTCTCACCTGGTTCAGATTCCGGCGGCACGATGAGATTGCTTCAAGATGCCACCGACAAATACCATAGGCAGCAAAGTATTTTGAGCTCCAGTGGCAACAGTAACATAGAAGTTACTCAGACGCAACCTGGCAGCGGAACGGAATTAGGAAAAATCAACAGTAGCATCGATCTTAGAGCCAGTCATCGAGATGCTGACATGGACCATCCAGCAATTTTCCCTATTAAAACGTTTGCACCCACATCAGCCACCGGTTAG
- the LOC121222288 gene encoding vacuolar protein sorting-associated protein 28 homolog 2 isoform X1 — translation MEVKLWNDKREREMYENFAELYAIIKATEKLEKAYVRDIISSSEYETECQKLIAHFKTLAFTLKDTVPSIESFADTYKMDCPAAINRLVTSGVPATVEHRAAAATSATNSAAIVAECVQNFITAMDSLKLNMVAVDQVHPLLSDLSASLNKLGILPPDFEGKMKMKEWISRLSKMGAADELTEQQARQLHFDLESSYNSFMAALPSACT, via the coding sequence ATGGAGGTTAAGCTATGGAATGACAAGCGCGAAAGAGAAATGTATGAGAATTTTGCAGAGCTATATGCCATTATCAAAGCAACAGAGAAGCTTGAGAAGGCTTATGTAAGGGATATCATTTCATCATCCGAGTATGAAACCGAGTGTCAAAAGCTTATTGCCCATTTCAAAACCTTGGCTTTTACGCTCAAAGACACGGTCCCCAGCATTGAAAGCTTTGCAGACACATATAAGATGGATTGCCCAGCTGCTATAAACCGACTTGTAACCTCTGGGGTGCCTGCTACCGTTGAGCACCGAGCTGCAGCCGCCACATCTGCTACTAACTCGGCTGCCATTGTGGCTGAATGCGTGCAGAATTTTATCACTGCCATGGACTCGTTGAAGCTCAATATGGTGGCAGTTGATCAAGTGCATCCTCTGTTGTCTGACCTCTCCGCATCTCTCAATAAGCTTGGCATTTTGCCACCTGATTTCGAGgggaagatgaagatgaaggaaTGGATTTCACGGTTGTCGAAAATGGGCGCGGCTGACGAGCTAACGGAACAGCAAGCTAGGCAGCTCCACTTTGACTTGGAATCTTCATACAATTCCTTTATGGCTGCTTTGCCTAGTGCCTGTACTTGA
- the LOC121222288 gene encoding vacuolar protein sorting-associated protein 28 homolog 2 isoform X2: MYENFAELYAIIKATEKLEKAYVRDIISSSEYETECQKLIAHFKTLAFTLKDTVPSIESFADTYKMDCPAAINRLVTSGVPATVEHRAAAATSATNSAAIVAECVQNFITAMDSLKLNMVAVDQVHPLLSDLSASLNKLGILPPDFEGKMKMKEWISRLSKMGAADELTEQQARQLHFDLESSYNSFMAALPSACT, translated from the coding sequence ATGTATGAGAATTTTGCAGAGCTATATGCCATTATCAAAGCAACAGAGAAGCTTGAGAAGGCTTATGTAAGGGATATCATTTCATCATCCGAGTATGAAACCGAGTGTCAAAAGCTTATTGCCCATTTCAAAACCTTGGCTTTTACGCTCAAAGACACGGTCCCCAGCATTGAAAGCTTTGCAGACACATATAAGATGGATTGCCCAGCTGCTATAAACCGACTTGTAACCTCTGGGGTGCCTGCTACCGTTGAGCACCGAGCTGCAGCCGCCACATCTGCTACTAACTCGGCTGCCATTGTGGCTGAATGCGTGCAGAATTTTATCACTGCCATGGACTCGTTGAAGCTCAATATGGTGGCAGTTGATCAAGTGCATCCTCTGTTGTCTGACCTCTCCGCATCTCTCAATAAGCTTGGCATTTTGCCACCTGATTTCGAGgggaagatgaagatgaaggaaTGGATTTCACGGTTGTCGAAAATGGGCGCGGCTGACGAGCTAACGGAACAGCAAGCTAGGCAGCTCCACTTTGACTTGGAATCTTCATACAATTCCTTTATGGCTGCTTTGCCTAGTGCCTGTACTTGA
- the LOC121222287 gene encoding syntaxin-124 — protein sequence MNDLISSSFKKYTDLKEQAYLDEMEAGTESVNLDKFFEDVENVKEDMKGVERLYKALQEANEECKTAHNAKTMKQLRSRMDTDVEQVLKRVKIIKGKLEALEKSNAVSRNTPGCGPGSSADRTRTSVVSGLGKKLKDMMDNFQVLRAKMQSEYKETVERRYFTITGEKPDEDTIENLISSGESESFLQRAIQEQGRGQIMDTISEIQERHDAVKEIEKNLIELHQIFLDMAALVEAQGQQLNDIESHVAHASSFVRRGTEQLQEAREHQKNSRKWMCIAILAAILLIIVILIPLLPTIITLIQKKKM from the coding sequence ATGAATGACTTAATCTCGAGTTCGTTCAAGAAATACACGGACCTGAAAGAACAGGCTTACCTGGACGAAATGGAGGCCGGAACCGAGAGTGTAAACCTCGATAAATTCTTTGAAGATGTTGAGAATGTAAAGGAAGATATGAAAGGTGTTGAAAGGTTGTACAAGGCGTTGCAAGAGGCTAATGAAGAATGCAAGACCGCTCATAATGCGAAAACGATGAAACAACTTCGTTCGCGAATGGATACCGATGTCGAACAGGTGCTTAAACGGGTGAAGATCATTAAAGGAAAGCTCGAAGCGTTGGAAAAGTCGAATGCGGTGAGTCGGAACACTCCAGGTTGTGGCCCTGGTTCGTCTGCGGATAGGACTAGGACATCGGTGGTTAGTGGGTTGGGAAAGAAACTGAAAGATATGATGGATAATTTTCAAGTGTTAAGAGCAAAGATGCAATCGGAGTATAAAGAAACGGTGGAACGTAGATATTTTACCATTACTGGGGAAAAACCCGATGAGGACACTATCGAGAACTTGATCTCGAGTGGAGAAAGCGAGAGTTTTCTCCAAAGGGCTATTCAAGAACAAGGAAGGGGTCAGATTATGGACACCATTTCTGAAATACAAGAAAGGCATGATGCTGTTAAGGAGATAGAGAAGAACCTGATTGAACTCCATCAGATATTCTTGGACATGGCGGCACTCGTTGAAGCTCAAGGTCAACAACTCAACGACATCGAAAGCCACGTTGCGCATGCGAGCTCCTTTGTAAGAAGAGGGACCGAACAACTTCAAGAAGCTAGGGAACATCAAAAGAACTCCAGGAAATGGATGTGTATAGCAATACTTGCTGCAATTTTGCTCATTATAGTCATCCTCATACCACTCTTGCCAACAATTATAACTCTAATTCAAAAGAAGAAGATGTAA